AGATTGACGGAAATGGCTGACCCAGAAGTAAACTTAGCGTTGCTAGTCGCGAGAATTGACCAGATGGAACAACAGCAGAAAATCGTAAAGCGATATGTTTCCAAACTTAAACGCCGATTAGATAATCTGACAGAACAATTCAATAATCGACCTGAATTACAGGAGTTGGAATGTTTGCGGCAGGAATTTGGGGAGTTGCAACTACATCTCAATGGTAAAGATGTTGCTAAAAACGGTAAAAGTAAAAATACCGATAATTCTCTTGAGAAAACTCAGAAATTACTGATGAGCGTAGAGGAATTCGTGAAGCAGTATGAGGAGGGAGAATTGGATTTTATTGGTGTTAACTTGGCTGGAGCGAATTTGAGCAGACATAACTTGAGCGGTCTCAATCTCT
The genomic region above belongs to Aerosakkonema funiforme FACHB-1375 and contains:
- a CDS encoding pentapeptide repeat-containing protein, giving the protein MADPEVNLALLVARIDQMEQQQKIVKRYVSKLKRRLDNLTEQFNNRPELQELECLRQEFGELQLHLNGKDVAKNGKSKNTDNSLEKTQKLLMSVEEFVKQYEEGELDFIGVNLAGANLSRHNLSGLNLCRANLSRSDLSEADLISTNLSGANLSEANLERANLKGANIMGANLRNAKLKGAIMPRGVIHV